A portion of the Streptomyces sp. NBC_01335 genome contains these proteins:
- a CDS encoding DUF389 domain-containing protein, with product MLHLRLIVPPARTDEVVRLLDDSVGTAHLVVLPGAARSPAGDLVLCDVAREAGDELIGRLRRLGIDRTGSITVENLDLTLSEHADRAEEQAPGEGADAVLWEELTEVTHEESTFSVTYVAFLTIATMLAAVGVMLDNAILIVGAMVVGPEFGPLAGVSTALVQRAPRLVARSLAALVGGFAAAMVMTAGFAWLMDACGLFTRSMVEADRPNTSFIWQPDRMSFVVAFLAGIAGTLSLTSSKSAALIGVTISVTTVPAAANAAVAFSYSDYTQTTGSSQQLLANLGGIVLAGTLTLLAQKALWALQLRRPARRSGAGGGRD from the coding sequence GTGCTGCATCTGCGTCTGATCGTTCCGCCCGCACGCACGGACGAGGTGGTGAGGCTGCTCGACGACAGCGTGGGAACCGCCCATCTCGTCGTGCTGCCGGGCGCCGCCCGCTCGCCCGCCGGCGACCTGGTGCTCTGCGACGTCGCCCGGGAGGCGGGTGACGAACTGATCGGTCGGCTGCGCCGGCTCGGTATCGACCGCACGGGCTCCATCACCGTGGAGAATCTGGACCTGACGCTCTCCGAGCATGCCGACCGGGCCGAGGAACAAGCACCGGGCGAGGGTGCCGACGCGGTGCTGTGGGAGGAGCTGACGGAGGTCACGCACGAGGAGTCGACGTTCAGCGTCACCTACGTCGCTTTCCTGACGATCGCCACCATGCTCGCCGCGGTCGGCGTGATGCTGGACAACGCGATCCTGATCGTCGGCGCGATGGTCGTGGGCCCGGAGTTCGGACCGCTGGCCGGTGTCTCCACCGCTCTGGTGCAGCGGGCGCCCCGGCTGGTGGCACGCTCGCTGGCCGCGCTCGTCGGCGGGTTCGCGGCGGCGATGGTGATGACCGCCGGGTTCGCCTGGCTCATGGACGCCTGCGGGCTGTTCACGAGGTCGATGGTCGAGGCGGACCGGCCGAACACCTCGTTCATCTGGCAGCCGGACCGGATGTCGTTCGTCGTGGCGTTCCTCGCGGGGATCGCGGGGACCCTGTCGCTCACCTCGTCGAAGTCGGCCGCGCTGATCGGGGTGACGATCTCGGTGACGACGGTCCCGGCGGCGGCCAACGCGGCGGTGGCGTTCAGCTACTCCGACTACACGCAAACCACGGGTTCCTCGCAGCAACTCCTCGCCAACCTCGGCGGCATCGTGCTCGCCGGCACCCTCACCCTCCTCGCCCAGAAGGCTCTCTGGGCGCTCCAGCTGCGCCGGCCCGCCCGCCGGAGCGGGGCGGGCGGGGGTCGTGACTGA
- a CDS encoding geranylgeranyl reductase family protein produces MSSENADAGREHEESSVWDVVVVGAGPAGASAAYAAAVAGRRVLLLEKAELPRYKTCGGGIIGYSRDSLPPGFELPLRDRVHAVTFSLNGKLARTRKSKRMLFGLINRPEFDAQLVEEAQKAGAELRTGASVARVEQHGSSVPDRRTVAVVLAGGETVLARAVVGADGSAGRIGAHVGVKLDQVDLGLEAEIPVPETVAEDWAGRVLIDWGPMPGSYGWVFPKGDTLTVGVISARGDGAGTKRYLEDFVARLGLAGFEPKISSGHLTRCRSEDSPLSRGRVVVCGDAAGLLEPWTREGISFALRSGRLAGEWAVRIAEARDAVDARRQALNYAFAIKAGLGVEMNVGRRMLKLFERRPGVLHAVLTTFRPAWKAFAGITRGTTSLAELVRTHPLAHRALSVMDRRSAENG; encoded by the coding sequence GTGAGCAGCGAGAACGCAGACGCCGGGCGTGAGCACGAAGAGTCGTCGGTGTGGGACGTCGTGGTAGTCGGTGCAGGGCCGGCCGGTGCCTCCGCGGCATACGCGGCAGCCGTCGCGGGCCGCCGGGTCCTGCTGCTGGAGAAGGCGGAGCTGCCCCGCTACAAGACATGCGGCGGCGGGATCATCGGATATTCGCGCGATTCGCTTCCGCCGGGATTCGAACTGCCCCTGCGGGACCGCGTGCACGCCGTCACCTTCTCCCTCAACGGAAAGCTGGCGCGTACCCGCAAGTCGAAGCGCATGCTCTTCGGCCTCATCAACCGGCCCGAGTTCGACGCCCAGCTCGTCGAGGAGGCGCAGAAGGCCGGCGCGGAACTGCGTACGGGTGCCTCCGTCGCGCGGGTCGAGCAGCACGGCTCGTCCGTACCGGACCGGCGCACCGTCGCGGTGGTGCTGGCCGGCGGCGAGACGGTGCTCGCACGGGCCGTCGTCGGGGCGGACGGCAGTGCCGGACGCATAGGCGCCCACGTCGGGGTGAAGCTCGATCAGGTGGACCTCGGCCTGGAGGCGGAGATCCCCGTCCCCGAGACGGTCGCCGAGGACTGGGCCGGACGGGTGCTCATCGACTGGGGCCCGATGCCCGGCAGTTACGGCTGGGTCTTCCCCAAGGGCGACACGCTGACGGTCGGGGTGATCTCCGCCCGGGGTGACGGCGCCGGGACCAAGCGGTACCTGGAGGACTTCGTCGCCCGTCTCGGGCTGGCCGGGTTCGAGCCGAAGATCTCCTCGGGCCACCTCACCCGCTGCCGCAGCGAGGACTCGCCGCTCTCCCGGGGCCGGGTCGTGGTCTGCGGTGACGCGGCGGGCCTCCTGGAGCCCTGGACCCGCGAGGGCATCTCCTTCGCGCTCCGCTCCGGCCGGCTGGCGGGGGAGTGGGCGGTACGCATCGCCGAGGCCCGCGACGCGGTGGACGCCCGGCGCCAGGCGCTCAACTACGCCTTCGCCATCAAGGCCGGACTCGGTGTCGAGATGAACGTCGGACGCCGGATGCTCAAGCTCTTCGAGCGCCGCCCCGGTGTCCTGCACGCGGTGCTCACGACCTTCCGGCCGGCCTGGAAGGCGTTCGCCGGAATCACCCGGGGAACGACCTCGCTGGCCGAACTGGTCCGTACCCACCCGCTGGCGCACCGCGCGCTCTCCGTGATGGACCGCCGGTCGGCCGAGAACGGCTGA
- a CDS encoding dipeptidase: MTARPIPETVASLMPRAKAELSELVAFQSVADPAQFPKSECEAAAGWVADALTAEGFQDVALLDTPDGTQSVYGYLPGPAGAPTVLLYAHYDVQPPLDESAWLSPPFELTERNGRWYGRGTADCKGGLIMHLLALRALKADGGVPVGVKVVAEGSEEQGTGGLERYAEEHPELLVADAIVIGDAGNFRVGLPTVTATLRGMTMLRVTLNTLEGNLHSGQFGGAVPDALAAMIQLLASLRSEDGTTTVDGLAGDASWEGLQYPEEEFRRDAKVLDGVELIGAGTVADRIWARPAVTVIGIDCPPVVGATPSVQASARAQVSLRVPPGQDAVEATKLLTAHLESHAPWGARVTVEQVGQGQPFRADVTSPAYTSMAAAMRVAYPGEEMQTAGMGGSIPLCNTLAQLYPESEILLIGLSEPEAQIHAVNESVSPEELERLAVAEALFLRNYAESRQG; this comes from the coding sequence ATGACCGCCCGTCCGATCCCCGAAACCGTTGCCTCGCTGATGCCCCGTGCCAAGGCGGAGCTGAGCGAGCTGGTGGCGTTCCAGTCGGTGGCGGATCCCGCGCAGTTCCCGAAGAGCGAGTGCGAGGCGGCGGCCGGCTGGGTCGCCGACGCGCTCACCGCGGAGGGATTCCAGGACGTCGCGCTGCTGGACACCCCCGACGGCACCCAGTCCGTCTACGGCTACCTCCCCGGCCCGGCCGGAGCCCCGACCGTGCTGCTGTACGCCCACTACGACGTGCAGCCGCCGCTCGACGAGTCGGCCTGGCTCTCCCCGCCGTTCGAACTGACCGAGCGGAACGGCCGCTGGTACGGCCGCGGGACGGCGGACTGCAAGGGCGGTCTGATCATGCATCTGCTCGCGCTGCGCGCCCTCAAGGCCGACGGCGGCGTGCCGGTCGGCGTGAAGGTGGTCGCGGAGGGGTCCGAGGAGCAGGGCACCGGCGGGCTGGAGCGGTACGCCGAGGAGCACCCGGAGCTGCTCGTCGCGGACGCGATCGTCATCGGCGACGCGGGCAACTTCCGGGTCGGCCTGCCGACCGTCACCGCGACCCTGCGCGGCATGACGATGCTGCGCGTGACGCTCAACACCCTTGAGGGGAACCTGCATTCCGGCCAGTTCGGCGGCGCCGTCCCGGACGCGCTCGCCGCGATGATCCAGCTGCTCGCCTCGCTGCGGTCCGAGGACGGTACGACGACGGTGGACGGGCTGGCCGGGGACGCCTCCTGGGAGGGGCTGCAGTACCCGGAGGAGGAGTTCCGCAGGGACGCCAAGGTGCTGGACGGGGTGGAGCTGATCGGCGCGGGTACGGTCGCGGACCGCATCTGGGCGCGGCCCGCGGTGACCGTGATCGGGATCGACTGCCCGCCGGTCGTCGGCGCCACGCCGTCCGTGCAGGCGAGCGCGCGGGCCCAGGTCAGCCTGCGGGTACCGCCGGGCCAGGACGCCGTCGAGGCGACGAAGCTGCTGACCGCGCACCTGGAGTCGCACGCCCCGTGGGGAGCGCGTGTCACGGTCGAACAGGTGGGCCAGGGCCAGCCGTTCCGCGCGGACGTGACCAGCCCGGCGTACACCTCGATGGCGGCGGCGATGCGGGTCGCGTACCCGGGCGAGGAGATGCAGACGGCGGGCATGGGCGGATCGATCCCGCTCTGCAACACGCTGGCGCAGCTGTACCCGGAGTCGGAGATCCTGCTCATCGGGCTGAGCGAGCCCGAGGCGCAGATCCACGCGGTGAACGAGAGCGTCTCGCCCGAGGAGCTGGAGCGCCTCGCGGTCGCGGAGGCGCTGTTCCTCCGGAACTACGCGGAGTCCCGGCAGGGCTGA
- a CDS encoding NUDIX hydrolase: MIVWVNGAFSAGKTSAACELLDLIPNSTLYDPGLTGAALRGLLPRKRLAEVTDFQDLPIWRRLVVDTAAALLAEVPGTLVVPMTLLRQEYRDEIFGGLASRRIPVHHVLLLPEETILRQRISQRHASPEGLQDPGGLEDPERSRRGRRWCLEHIEPYRAALPWLTADAHVIDTGALTPRETALRIEEAVRTGAARECGIVQNPSPTAETVASGVLLFDEHGRVLLVDPTYKAGWEFPGGIVEAGEAPARAGVREVAEEIGLVLATEPRLLVVDWEAPRPPGYGGLRFLFDGGLLRDEDTAGLRLQNSELREWRFVTEEEAARLLPPTRWTRLRWALRARERSTVLNLEAGVPVG; encoded by the coding sequence GTGATCGTCTGGGTCAACGGTGCGTTCAGTGCGGGCAAGACCAGCGCGGCCTGCGAGCTGCTCGATCTGATCCCGAACAGCACGCTGTACGACCCCGGGCTGACCGGCGCCGCGCTGCGTGGACTGCTGCCCCGGAAGCGGCTGGCGGAGGTGACCGACTTCCAGGACCTGCCCATCTGGCGGCGCCTGGTCGTCGACACCGCGGCGGCGCTGCTCGCCGAGGTCCCGGGCACGCTCGTGGTCCCGATGACGCTGCTGCGCCAGGAGTACCGGGACGAGATATTCGGCGGACTCGCCTCCCGCCGCATCCCCGTCCACCACGTGCTGCTCCTCCCAGAGGAAACGATCCTGCGCCAGCGGATCTCGCAACGGCACGCGTCCCCCGAAGGTCTTCAGGACCCCGGGGGCCTTGAGGACCCCGAGCGGAGCCGGCGCGGCCGCCGCTGGTGCCTCGAACACATCGAGCCCTACCGCGCGGCCCTCCCGTGGCTCACCGCCGACGCCCACGTCATCGACACCGGCGCCCTCACCCCGCGCGAGACCGCGCTGCGGATCGAGGAAGCGGTACGCACCGGCGCCGCCCGGGAGTGCGGGATCGTCCAGAACCCCTCCCCGACCGCCGAGACGGTCGCCTCCGGCGTCCTCCTCTTCGACGAACACGGCCGGGTCCTCCTCGTCGATCCCACCTACAAGGCGGGCTGGGAGTTTCCCGGCGGGATCGTCGAGGCGGGCGAAGCACCGGCACGGGCGGGAGTCCGGGAGGTCGCCGAGGAGATCGGCCTGGTCCTGGCCACCGAGCCCAGGCTGCTGGTGGTCGACTGGGAGGCGCCCCGCCCGCCCGGCTACGGCGGCCTGCGGTTCCTCTTCGACGGGGGCCTCCTGCGGGACGAGGACACGGCGGGGCTGCGGCTCCAGAACTCCGAGCTGCGGGAATGGCGTTTCGTCACCGAGGAGGAGGCCGCCCGGCTTCTCCCGCCGACCCGCTGGACCCGGCTGAGATGGGCGCTCCGGGCCCGCGAGCGCTCCACCGTCCTCAATCTGGAGGCAGGGGTGCCGGTCGGCTGA
- a CDS encoding ROK family protein, with amino-acid sequence MHTDLVAALDIGGTKIAGALVGDDGTLLVRAQRPTPAKESGESVMGAVDGVLSELMASPLWERACALGIGSAGPVDASAGTVSPVNVPGWRDFPLVDRVGKTIGGLPVTLVGDGVAMTAAEHWQGAARGHDNALCMVVSTGVGGGLVLGGRLHPGPTGNSGHIGHISVDLDGDPCPCGARGCVERIASGPNIARRALESGWLPGPDQDATARAVAAAAKAGDPVAQASFDRAAQALAAGIAATATLVEIDIAVIGGGVAGAGDVLFAPLRRALADYATLSFVRNLTVTPAVMGNDAGLVGAAAAATVR; translated from the coding sequence ATGCATACCGACCTCGTCGCAGCCCTCGATATCGGCGGCACCAAGATCGCCGGCGCGCTGGTGGGCGACGACGGCACGCTGCTCGTCCGCGCGCAGCGGCCGACGCCCGCCAAGGAGTCCGGCGAGTCGGTCATGGGGGCGGTGGACGGAGTCCTCTCCGAGCTGATGGCCTCACCGCTCTGGGAGCGCGCCTGTGCGCTGGGCATCGGCAGCGCCGGCCCGGTGGACGCCTCGGCGGGCACGGTCAGCCCGGTCAACGTTCCCGGCTGGCGCGACTTCCCGTTGGTCGACCGGGTGGGCAAGACGATCGGCGGACTGCCGGTCACCCTGGTCGGCGACGGCGTGGCGATGACCGCGGCCGAGCACTGGCAGGGAGCGGCCCGGGGCCACGACAACGCGCTCTGCATGGTCGTGTCGACCGGAGTCGGCGGCGGACTCGTGCTGGGCGGCAGGCTTCACCCCGGACCCACCGGCAACTCCGGCCACATCGGTCACATCAGCGTCGACCTGGACGGCGACCCCTGCCCGTGCGGGGCGCGCGGCTGCGTCGAGCGGATCGCCAGCGGCCCCAACATCGCGCGCCGGGCCCTGGAGAGCGGCTGGCTGCCCGGACCCGACCAAGACGCCACGGCCCGCGCCGTGGCCGCCGCCGCGAAGGCGGGAGACCCCGTGGCCCAGGCGTCCTTCGACCGCGCGGCCCAGGCGCTCGCCGCCGGGATCGCCGCCACGGCGACCCTGGTCGAGATCGACATCGCGGTGATCGGCGGGGGAGTGGCCGGGGCCGGCGACGTGCTCTTCGCCCCGCTGCGGCGGGCCCTGGCCGACTACGCCACGCTCTCCTTCGTGCGCAACCTCACGGTGACCCCCGCGGTGATGGGCAACGACGCCGGACTCGTGGGAGCGGCCGCCGCGGCCACCGTGCGCTGA
- a CDS encoding LacI family DNA-binding transcriptional regulator → MAETARHSEPRYGNRPTMKDVAARAGVGLKTVSRVVNGEAGVTPDTERRVQEAIDALGFRRNDSARVLRKGRTASIGLVLEDLADPFYGPLSRAVEEVARSHGALLINGSSAEDPVREQELVLALCARRVDGLIVIPAGDDHRYLEPEIRAGVATVFVDRPAGLVDADTILSDSFGGARQGVAHLIAHGHRRIGFIGDQPRIHTTTERLRGYHAAMADAGIAVDDRWVSLGVTAPERVRAAAEEMLSGPEPVTAVFAGNNRVTVTAVRVLADRERPVALVGFDDIELADLLGITVIAQDAAAVGRTAAEHLFRRLEGGGHATARVELPTTLVPRGSGELPPA, encoded by the coding sequence GTGGCCGAGACCGCCCGTCATTCCGAGCCCCGCTACGGCAACCGGCCCACCATGAAAGACGTGGCCGCGCGGGCCGGAGTAGGGCTCAAGACGGTCTCCCGGGTGGTGAACGGCGAGGCCGGCGTCACGCCCGACACCGAGCGCCGGGTGCAGGAGGCGATCGACGCCCTCGGCTTCCGCCGCAACGACAGCGCCCGCGTTCTGCGTAAGGGCCGTACGGCATCCATCGGTCTGGTCCTGGAGGATCTGGCGGACCCGTTCTACGGTCCGCTGAGCCGCGCCGTGGAAGAGGTCGCCCGCTCGCACGGGGCGCTGCTCATCAACGGCTCCAGCGCCGAGGACCCGGTGCGCGAACAGGAGTTGGTGCTCGCGCTCTGCGCGCGACGGGTGGACGGGCTGATCGTGATCCCGGCGGGCGACGACCACCGGTATCTGGAGCCGGAGATCAGGGCCGGGGTGGCGACCGTCTTCGTGGACCGCCCGGCGGGTCTCGTGGACGCCGACACCATCCTCTCCGACAGTTTCGGCGGCGCCCGGCAGGGCGTGGCCCACCTGATCGCCCACGGCCACCGCCGGATCGGCTTCATCGGCGACCAGCCGCGCATCCACACGACGACGGAGCGGCTGCGCGGCTACCACGCGGCGATGGCGGACGCGGGCATCGCCGTCGACGACCGGTGGGTCTCCCTCGGGGTCACCGCCCCGGAGCGGGTGCGCGCCGCCGCCGAGGAGATGCTCTCGGGACCGGAGCCGGTGACCGCGGTCTTCGCGGGCAACAACCGGGTGACGGTGACCGCCGTGCGGGTGCTCGCCGACCGCGAACGACCGGTCGCACTGGTCGGGTTCGACGACATCGAGCTGGCCGACCTGCTCGGCATCACGGTGATCGCGCAGGACGCGGCGGCCGTGGGGCGCACCGCGGCGGAGCACCTCTTCCGCCGGTTGGAGGGCGGCGGACACGCCACCGCCCGGGTGGAGCTGCCGACGACCCTGGTGCCCCGCGGCTCCGGCGAGCTGCCCCCGGCCTGA
- a CDS encoding DUF6986 family protein: MGRRAEAATSLDDAVGEEIGASLAEVDAELARRYPGDPGTRQPVHTVYVPADAFDAATVRSWGGRALAALDEHAPDAESFAAVLGLPEELAVPVHDRVRAKLEREPVEDLRVDFEDGYGRRPDAEEDQAAARAADLLQQAYADGGAPPYTGIRMKCMEASVRARGIRTTDVFLTGLVRSGGLPDGLVLTLPKVTYPQQVAAFVRLLDAFERTHGLDEGRLRFEIQIETSQSILAADGTAAVARMIDAARGRATGLHYGTFDYSASVGVSPAHQASDHPAADHAKAVMQVAAAGTGVRVSDGSTNVLPVGSTDRVHRAWRLHYGLTRRALARAYYQGWDMHPAHLPTRYAAVYAFYREGLDQAAARLAGYVAKSAGDVMDEPATAKALSGHLLRGIDCGALDAEEVTRLTGLGRHELDAYARTGHGAAAG, from the coding sequence ATGGGCCGACGGGCTGAAGCGGCGACGAGCCTCGACGACGCGGTGGGCGAGGAGATCGGCGCGTCCCTCGCCGAGGTGGACGCCGAACTCGCGCGCCGCTACCCCGGTGACCCGGGCACCCGCCAGCCCGTGCACACGGTGTACGTACCGGCCGACGCATTCGACGCCGCGACCGTACGCTCCTGGGGCGGCCGGGCGCTCGCCGCGCTCGACGAACACGCCCCGGACGCCGAGTCCTTCGCCGCCGTCCTCGGCCTCCCCGAGGAGCTCGCCGTACCCGTCCACGACCGGGTGCGCGCCAAGCTGGAGCGCGAGCCCGTGGAGGACCTGCGGGTGGACTTCGAGGACGGCTACGGCAGACGTCCGGACGCCGAGGAGGACCAGGCCGCCGCCCGCGCCGCGGACCTGCTCCAGCAGGCGTACGCGGACGGCGGCGCGCCCCCGTACACCGGTATCCGGATGAAGTGCATGGAGGCGTCCGTGCGCGCGCGGGGGATCCGCACCACGGACGTGTTCCTCACCGGGCTCGTACGCTCCGGCGGGCTGCCCGACGGACTGGTGCTCACCCTGCCGAAGGTCACCTACCCGCAGCAGGTCGCCGCCTTCGTCCGGCTGCTCGACGCGTTCGAGCGGACGCACGGCCTGGACGAGGGGCGGCTGCGCTTCGAGATCCAGATCGAGACCAGCCAGTCGATCCTCGCCGCGGACGGTACGGCCGCCGTGGCCAGGATGATCGACGCCGCGCGGGGCCGGGCCACCGGACTGCACTACGGCACTTTCGACTACAGCGCGAGCGTGGGCGTCAGCCCCGCCCACCAGGCGAGCGACCACCCCGCCGCGGACCACGCCAAGGCGGTCATGCAGGTCGCCGCCGCCGGCACCGGCGTACGGGTCTCGGACGGCTCCACCAACGTGCTGCCCGTCGGCTCCACCGACCGCGTCCACCGGGCCTGGCGGCTCCACTACGGCCTCACCCGCCGCGCTCTGGCCCGCGCGTACTACCAGGGCTGGGATATGCACCCGGCGCATCTGCCGACCCGTTACGCGGCCGTCTACGCCTTCTACCGCGAGGGTCTGGACCAGGCGGCGGCCCGCCTCGCCGGGTACGTCGCCAAGTCCGCCGGGGACGTCATGGACGAACCCGCCACCGCCAAGGCGCTCAGCGGCCATCTGCTGCGCGGGATCGACTGCGGGGCCCTGGACGCCGAGGAGGTCACCCGGCTGACCGGGCTCGGCCGCCACGAGCTGGACGCGTACGCGCGAACCGGCCACGGCGCCGCGGCCGGCTGA
- a CDS encoding electron transfer flavoprotein subunit alpha/FixB family protein → MAEVLVFVDHVDGAVRKPTLELLTLARRLGEPVAVALGAGAVGTAGVLGEHGAVRVLASEASEFGEYLVVPKVDALAAAVAVVSPVAVLVPSSAEGKEVAARLAVRIGSGIITDAVDVEAGESGPVATQSAFAASFSVKSRVSRGVPVITVKPNSAPVEPVAAAGAVEELAVEFSAAATGTKVLSRTPRASTGRPELTEAAIVVSGGRGVNGAENFAVIEALADSLGAAVGASRAAVDAGWYPHTNQVGQTGKSVSPQLYIASGISGAIQHRAGMQTSKTIVAVNKDAEAPIFELVDFGVVGDLFDVVPQLTEEINTRKN, encoded by the coding sequence ATGGCTGAGGTTCTGGTTTTTGTCGATCACGTGGACGGTGCGGTCCGTAAGCCCACGCTGGAACTGCTGACGTTGGCGCGGCGTCTGGGTGAGCCGGTCGCGGTGGCGTTGGGTGCGGGTGCGGTGGGCACGGCGGGTGTGCTCGGTGAGCACGGTGCGGTGCGGGTTTTGGCGTCGGAGGCGTCGGAGTTCGGGGAGTACCTGGTGGTGCCGAAGGTCGACGCGTTGGCGGCGGCGGTCGCGGTGGTGTCGCCGGTGGCGGTTTTGGTGCCGTCGTCGGCGGAGGGCAAGGAGGTCGCGGCGCGTCTGGCGGTGCGGATCGGTTCGGGGATCATCACGGACGCGGTGGACGTGGAGGCGGGTGAGTCGGGTCCGGTGGCGACGCAGTCGGCGTTCGCGGCGTCGTTCTCGGTGAAGTCGCGGGTGTCGCGGGGGGTGCCGGTGATCACGGTGAAGCCGAACTCGGCGCCGGTGGAGCCGGTTGCCGCGGCGGGTGCGGTGGAGGAGCTGGCGGTGGAGTTCTCGGCCGCGGCGACGGGGACGAAGGTGCTGTCGCGGACGCCGCGTGCGTCGACGGGGCGTCCGGAGCTGACGGAGGCCGCGATCGTGGTCTCGGGTGGGCGGGGTGTCAACGGTGCGGAGAACTTCGCGGTGATCGAGGCGCTCGCGGACTCGCTGGGTGCGGCGGTCGGCGCGTCGCGGGCGGCGGTCGACGCGGGCTGGTACCCGCACACCAACCAGGTCGGCCAGACCGGTAAGTCGGTCTCCCCGCAGCTGTACATCGCGTCGGGTATCTCGGGTGCGATCCAGCACCGGGCGGGTATGCAGACCTCGAAGACGATCGTCGCGGTCAACAAGGACGCCGAGGCCCCGATCTTCGAACTCGTCGACTTCGGTGTCGTCGGCGACCTCTTCGACGTCGTGCCCCAGCTCACCGAAGAGATCAACACCCGCAAGAACTGA
- a CDS encoding electron transfer flavoprotein subunit beta/FixA family protein gives MSLRIVVPVKYVPDATGDRGFADDLTVDREDVDGLLSELDEYAVEQALQIADAADDAEVTVVTVGPEDAKDALRKALSMGADKAVHVEDDALHGSDVMGTSLVLAKAIEKSGYDLVVCGMASTDGTMGVLPAVLAERLGVPQVTLLSEVSVSEGTVTGRRDGDTASEQLEASLPAVVSVTDQSGEARYPSFKGIMAAKKKPVEALDLDDLEIGADEVGLAGAWTVVDAAVERPARTAGTIVKDEGEGGRKLAEFLVGQKFI, from the coding sequence GTGAGCTTGAGGATCGTTGTCCCTGTGAAGTACGTGCCCGACGCGACCGGTGACCGGGGGTTCGCCGATGATCTGACGGTGGACCGTGAGGACGTGGACGGTCTGCTGTCGGAGCTGGACGAGTACGCGGTCGAGCAGGCGTTGCAGATCGCGGACGCGGCGGACGACGCGGAGGTCACCGTGGTGACGGTGGGTCCGGAGGATGCGAAGGACGCGTTGCGCAAGGCGTTGTCGATGGGTGCGGACAAGGCGGTGCACGTCGAGGACGACGCGTTGCACGGCAGTGACGTGATGGGGACGTCGTTGGTGCTGGCGAAGGCGATCGAGAAGTCGGGTTACGACCTGGTGGTCTGCGGGATGGCGTCGACGGACGGCACGATGGGGGTGCTGCCGGCGGTGCTGGCGGAGCGTCTGGGTGTGCCGCAGGTGACGTTGCTGTCGGAGGTGTCGGTGTCGGAGGGCACGGTGACGGGGCGGCGTGACGGTGACACGGCGTCGGAGCAGCTGGAGGCGTCGTTGCCGGCGGTGGTGTCGGTGACCGACCAGTCGGGTGAGGCGCGTTACCCGTCGTTCAAGGGGATCATGGCGGCGAAGAAGAAGCCGGTCGAGGCGCTGGATCTGGACGATCTGGAGATCGGTGCGGACGAGGTCGGTCTGGCGGGTGCGTGGACGGTCGTCGACGCGGCGGTGGAGCGTCCGGCGCGCACGGCGGGCACGATCGTGAAGGACGAGGGTGAGGGCGGGCGGAAGCTGGCCGAGTTCCTCGTGGGCCAGAAGTTCATCTGA
- a CDS encoding flavin reductase family protein yields the protein MTVSPELRTAVPASPQLLRSVFRQHAAGVAVITASGGKPVGFTATSLNSVAAEPPLISFGVSTTSSSWPVVAEAAHIGVHILAEGQAELAATFARSGADRFGPDTDWHHGPEGVPVLGGVVAWLVCRVVARVPAGDHCIVIAQVEVGDPAGGGRPLVYHEGRFTALRD from the coding sequence ATGACGGTTTCGCCCGAGCTCCGCACCGCCGTGCCCGCCTCCCCCCAGCTGCTGCGCTCCGTCTTCCGGCAGCACGCCGCAGGGGTCGCCGTGATCACCGCCTCCGGTGGGAAGCCCGTCGGATTCACCGCCACCTCACTCAACTCCGTCGCCGCCGAGCCGCCGCTGATCTCCTTCGGCGTCTCCACCACGTCCTCCAGCTGGCCCGTGGTCGCCGAGGCCGCGCACATAGGCGTGCACATACTCGCCGAGGGCCAGGCCGAACTGGCCGCCACCTTCGCCCGCTCCGGGGCCGACCGCTTCGGCCCGGACACCGACTGGCACCACGGGCCCGAGGGTGTACCGGTGCTCGGCGGGGTGGTGGCGTGGCTGGTCTGCCGTGTGGTGGCCCGGGTTCCCGCGGGCGACCACTGCATCGTCATCGCGCAGGTCGAGGTCGGCGACCCCGCAGGCGGGGGCCGCCCGCTCGTCTACCACGAGGGCCGCTTCACCGCGCTGCGGGACTGA
- a CDS encoding TlpA family protein disulfide reductase, with translation MDRTTSAQRLDASQLGAELGERATLVQFSTAFCQPCRATRRTLAEVAAMVEGVAHVEIDAEAHLALVRRLGIRSTPTVLVLDARGTVVRRAAGQPRTVDVVAALGQAV, from the coding sequence GTGGACAGGACCACGAGTGCGCAGCGGCTGGACGCGTCCCAACTCGGCGCGGAACTGGGCGAACGGGCGACGCTGGTGCAGTTCTCCACCGCCTTCTGCCAGCCCTGCCGCGCCACTCGCCGCACCCTCGCCGAGGTCGCGGCCATGGTCGAGGGCGTCGCCCACGTCGAGATCGACGCCGAGGCCCACCTCGCGCTCGTCCGCCGGCTCGGCATCCGCAGCACACCGACCGTCCTCGTCCTCGACGCCCGCGGCACGGTCGTCCGCCGCGCGGCCGGGCAGCCGCGCACCGTCGACGTCGTAGCCGCACTCGGTCAGGCGGTGTGA